Proteins encoded within one genomic window of Flavobacterium sp. NG2:
- a CDS encoding CDP-glycerol glycerophosphotransferase family protein: MRIFENYFIVQYIIAPLFRVVDFILPKNENYWGFSVHFIKSDQFVENTRAVFEEVKSDQSIHKILFTRDNLTDFYIEEALNYRVVKLKSFEGLYLFMKCKVLFVAHSISMDYTLRYGPSKFVVLKANMSKRKVINLWHGIPFKKLFALWNPLVKKRGDRVRFRRYERKMYSGLICSSEVDAYAMTAMFHPIKNAQVWQTGLPRNDFLLLAYNELPNYLKSQIDYIKEIKKDKKLILYAPTYRQTAAVGSSEYYQFTDEEIKKLVVILKDNNAILGIRLHYFRHSDTLFNIEKYIDDEFIFDLGHTKIPEIAPLIREADFVVSDYSSVFIEAMYLNKSVIAFAYDFEHYSKEQDGVLYDFKMVFPGDIVSNYDELLSSLDVALQTNEENSNERYRNAQRFFYKHRDTSNSKRVVEMVKSELYDF, from the coding sequence TTTGTTGAAAACACCAGAGCAGTATTTGAAGAAGTGAAAAGTGATCAGTCTATACATAAAATCCTTTTTACACGAGATAATTTAACCGATTTTTATATTGAAGAGGCCTTAAATTATAGAGTTGTTAAGCTAAAATCATTTGAGGGACTTTATTTATTTATGAAATGCAAAGTGCTTTTTGTAGCGCATTCTATTTCAATGGATTATACGTTGAGGTATGGTCCATCAAAGTTTGTTGTTTTAAAAGCAAATATGTCTAAGAGAAAAGTTATCAATTTATGGCATGGAATTCCTTTTAAAAAATTATTTGCACTTTGGAACCCTTTAGTGAAAAAGAGAGGTGATAGAGTTCGGTTTAGACGTTATGAGCGTAAAATGTATTCGGGCTTAATATGTTCATCTGAAGTAGATGCATATGCAATGACAGCCATGTTTCATCCCATAAAAAACGCACAGGTATGGCAGACTGGTTTACCTCGAAATGATTTTTTGTTACTAGCATATAATGAATTACCAAATTACTTAAAAAGCCAAATTGATTATATTAAAGAGATTAAGAAAGATAAAAAACTGATCCTTTATGCACCTACCTACAGACAAACAGCGGCGGTAGGAAGTTCAGAATATTATCAATTTACGGATGAAGAAATTAAAAAACTAGTCGTTATCTTAAAAGATAATAATGCAATTTTAGGGATACGACTTCATTATTTTAGACATAGTGATACATTATTTAATATTGAAAAGTATATTGATGATGAATTTATCTTTGATTTAGGTCATACTAAAATTCCAGAAATTGCACCTCTAATAAGAGAAGCCGATTTTGTCGTTTCAGATTATTCGAGTGTATTTATTGAAGCCATGTATCTTAATAAAAGTGTAATTGCTTTTGCTTATGATTTTGAGCATTATTCAAAAGAACAAGATGGCGTATTGTATGATTTTAAGATGGTGTTCCCTGGGGATATAGTAAGTAATTATGATGAATTGTTAAGTTCATTGGATGTTGCGCTTCAAACTAATGAAGAGAATAGTAATGAAAGGTATAGAAATGCACAACGATTCTTCTATAAGCACAGAGATACAAGTAATAGCAAAAGAGTAGTTGAAATGGTTAAAAGCGAACTATATGATTTCTAA